One stretch of Caloenas nicobarica isolate bCalNic1 chromosome 4, bCalNic1.hap1, whole genome shotgun sequence DNA includes these proteins:
- the CASP3 gene encoding caspase-3, producing MADTGDGPHSGQDLTDAKSIPGFKGKNLPASKSMDSGILPDYSYRMDYPEMGECVIINNKNFHRQTGMLPRSGTDADAASVREVFMKLGYKIKINNDLSCGDIFKLLKNVSEEDHSKRSSFVCVLLSHGDEGLIYGTDGPLELKALTSLFRGDRCRSLAGKPKLFFIQACRGTELDSGIEADSGSEETMCQKIPVEADFLYAYSTAPGYYSWRNSAEGSWFIQSLCKMLKEHARKLELMQILTRVNRRVAEYESCSTRQDFNAKKQIPCIVSMLTKEFYFPC from the exons ATGGCGGACACAGGAGATGGACCGCATTCGGGGCAAGATCTGACCGATGCAAAATCTATTCCTGGTTTCAAAGG AAAGAACCTACCTGCCAGCAAGTCTATGGACTCTGGAATTCTGCCAGACTACAGTTACAGAATGGATTATCCAGAGATGGGGGAATGTGTAATAATAAACAATAAGAACTTCCACAGACAGACTG GGATGTTACCGCGTTCGGGTACAGATGCGGATGCTGCAAGTGTCAGAGAAGTTTTTATGAAGTTGGGatataaaataaagattaaCAATGATCTTTCATGTGGGGACATTTTTAAACTATTGAAAAATG tttctGAAGAAGATCACAGCAAGCGAAGCAGCTTTGTTTGCGTGTTGCTAAGCCATGGTGATGAAGGATTAATCTATGGTACAGATGGCCCTCTTGAACTGAAAGCACTAACAAGCCTTTTCAGAGGTGACAGGTGCAGAAGTTTAGCAGGAAAACCCAAGCTCTTTTTCATTCAG GCTTGTAGAGGGACAGAATTAGATTCTGGTATTGAGGCGGACAGTGGATCAGAAGAAACAATGTGTCAAAAAATACCGGTAGAAGCAGACTTCCTCTATGCCTATTCTACAGCTCCAG GCTATTACTCCTGGAGGAATTcagctgaaggctcctggtttATTCAGTCACTGTGTAAAATGCTGAAGGAACATGCAAGGAAACTTGAACTCATGCAGATTTTAACTCGTGTAAATCGCAGAGTGGCAGAATATGAGTCTTGCTCGACTCGACAGGATTTTAATGCAAAGAAACAGATTCCGTGCATTGTCTCTATGCTCACCAAAGAATTTTACTTCCCTTGCTAA